A stretch of DNA from Lycium ferocissimum isolate CSIRO_LF1 chromosome 4, AGI_CSIRO_Lferr_CH_V1, whole genome shotgun sequence:
TGCCGAGAGTTTGAAATTCTCCTGGACGTGAATAACTCTAACGTCGTCAAATGTTACGACATACTTGATCACAACGGGGAAATTACAGTCCTTCTAGAATATATGGATAAAGGATCTCTGGAAGGTTGGCACGTCCCTGACGAGGCCGTACTTTCTGATATATGCCGCGAGATTCTCTCTGGCATCGTGTATCTACACAGCCGCAATATTGTTCATAGAGATATCAAACCTTCTAATTTATTAATCAACTCTAAGCACCAAGTGAAAATTGCGGATTTCGGAATTTCGAGATTTTTGAAGCAAACGATAGACTTGTCAGTAAAAAGTATCAGTTATATGAGTCCTGAGAGGATCAACACGGATTTGAATCAAAATCAGGAGAGTGCATATGGATATGCGGAGGATATATGGGGTTTAGGATTATGCATTTTGGAATTCTACTTGGGAAGGTTTCCAATATTCTCTGTAGAGAACTGGTGGAATGTTATGTGGGCAATTTGTATGTTGCCGCCACCACAGGCACCATCTACGGCTTCGCCGGAGTTGAGGAACTTCTTAAGTTGTTGTTTGCAAACGGATCCTTGTAGGCGGTGGACGGCGGAGCAGCTATTGCGCCATCCTTTTATAACTCAGTATGAACTGGAAGTGGAAAGTGTGGGTTGCCACTAACTTCTACATTCATGAAATCATCATTTATGAAGTCATGCTGTTTGGGATCTTGGATTTGTTTTAGTTATGGTAATGGCTTTGGATGAATTTGTATGTGTAATGGAGTATAAGTTTCTATGTCCTTATTATTAACTAGTTTCTCTCCAAGTGCTTTGCACGTGTATGTCGTGGTGTTATGTATAcataattttgtaaaatatatcaatattgataaaataatgttttgagtaaattaataattataattgaaagaaaaaagtacACCTTTCTTTGATCGATCGATCATCGTATAGTGAGTTGTTTGTCGAAGGCAAGATGTTCTACTTATTTAGAATTTATGAGGTACAAACATGTAATAAAGTGTATCTCACCTAATACTAATCCCTTGTAGACGATAATTGATGagtataaaatattcatatattatATACTAAAAACTCTAttagtttaaataaaatattttaataattatatcatattCTTGCATATTTTCTAACAAATCTTACAGGAAGAAGAAATTACGTAAAAGAGAGAAGCAAAAAGACGAGAATGACAaatagggctgggcataaataccgaaaaccgaaaaactgaaccgaaccgaaccgaaacttcaacaaaccgaaccgaactagtttggtttggtgtttggtgtccaccgtcaaaaaatcgaaaccgaagtttgataaaaccgaaccgaaaaaccaaACGCGCatcgaaatttaatacattacccaaaaaaaattaaaatagtccaggcccattaagtttaaagcaaaaaaacccaattgtaataagtcctcttttgcatttgtacccctaatttttcacttcaattgagaaaatcaaataaccttaacaaagaaaggtaactaggatgtctctttaggattcgtatgtcctttatgtgttttcttaattattcttacgttatgtatataacacctagtaatcctatatcatgattatagttttctgttcttgtgtatcctgtttgtttgattttgatttcaatttattagttttatgttttattacttttgagaatatgaattagtgtcaatggaatcgcttctaatattatatcaaaaaaaccgaattgaaaaaattgaaaccgaaccgaaccgaactttaaaaaatcgaaacccaaagaaccgaaccgaactagtttggttcggtgttcggtgtccaccttcaaaaagccgaacccgaaatagccaaaccgaagtttgataaaatcgaacgcccacccctaatgACAAATCCACCGTTGCACAAATATCATCTTGAATATTTGTGGGTCCGTCTCAATTAGACATCTGCCTATGTAATTCTTTGGCTCCAAGAAATCATTTATGTGGCTAACAAACTTTGATTTGTTTTAGCTTTTCTTTTAAGAACTTGGAGGCCAAGTTTATATTCCTATAAGTAGAGGAAGTTGTTCTCAACTGTAGACACCATTTAGCAAGATACAAGAATTAGTCTTGGcccctttctcttctttttgtctttgtaggataaaattttctattttttcagtttttcttactccataatggagtaatttctttttattggGATAGTTGAGGAAGCTTGA
This window harbors:
- the LOC132054545 gene encoding mitogen-activated protein kinase kinase 5-like; protein product: MQPPTAAPPSSELTRVNRIGRGFGSSVYKVQHMSTGELYALKVISCIDGDSIRVHMCREFEILLDVNNSNVVKCYDILDHNGEITVLLEYMDKGSLEGWHVPDEAVLSDICREILSGIVYLHSRNIVHRDIKPSNLLINSKHQVKIADFGISRFLKQTIDLSVKSISYMSPERINTDLNQNQESAYGYAEDIWGLGLCILEFYLGRFPIFSVENWWNVMWAICMLPPPQAPSTASPELRNFLSCCLQTDPCRRWTAEQLLRHPFITQYELEVESVGCH